The following is a genomic window from Bacteroidia bacterium.
CTTCGGGCTGGCGTCTCTCTGGCGAGCGCGTTCGACCCCGGGCTGAAGCCCGGGGATAGAGTAGGTGGCGCCCTGCGGGCTGGCGTCTCTCTGGCGAGCGCGTTCGACCTCTGGCTGAAGCCCGGGGATAGAGGAGGTGGCGCCCTTCGGGCTGGCGTCTCTCTGGCGAGCGCGTTCGACCTCTGGCTGAAGCCCGGGGATAGAGGAGGTGGCGCCCTTCGGGCTGGCGTCTCTCTGGCGAGCGCGTTCGGCCCCGGGCTGAAGCCCGGGGACAGAGGAGGTGTCGCCCTTCGGGCTGGCGTCTCTCTGGCGAGCGCGTTCGGCCCCGGGCTGAAGCCCGGGGATAGAGGAAGTGGCGCCCTTCGGGCTGGCGTCTCTCTGGCGAGCGCGTTCGGCCCCGGGCTGAAGCCCCGGGGATAGAGCAAGTGGCGCCCTTCGGGCTGGCGTCTCTCTGGCGAGCGCGTTCGACCCCGGGCTGAAGCCCGGGGATAGCGGAAGTGGCGCCCTTCGGGCTGGCGTCTCTCTGGCGAGCGCGTTCGGCCCCGGGCTGAAGCCCGGGGATAGAGGAGGTGGAGTGTACCGCAAAAAATGGACAGTGAGTTCCCCCCGGATTGAAATGACAGTGTGCTTGTAGTGGTCGCGTTCGCAGTCGCGCAGAGGAACCGCGGGGTGGCGCCGGGGCGGCCCTGAGCTCTCTTGGGGGCTCCAGTCGCCCCGACTGCCAGCGCGGTTCGCTGCGCGCCTTGCTCTCGCTCATATCGTTTCATGCCGCCTGCTCCATGTCATTGCCGAGACGTTTCTTCGACCAATACAGATTCTCGTGTTCCTGCGGCGTATGATAGCCCAGCGTGCTGTGCAGACGCTGATTATTGTATTCAAGTTCAATGTACTCGAAGAGGTATCGCCGGGCATCCGTCACCGACGCGAAGAGAAGTCCTTCCGGCATTTCCTTCTTCAACGTGGCAAAAAATGACTCGGCGACGGCGTTATCCCAGCAATCACCCTTCCTGCTCATGCTCTGAATGCTGCCGTAAGGGCGCAGGGCACTGCGGAATCCCTCGCAGCAGTATTGCACACCGCGATCAGAATGCACGATAAGCCCCGCACGTATGCTTCGCGTCCAAGCCGCGCGTTTGAACGCGGTCACAACCATTGTATGGCGCAACGATGTGCTGACCTCCCAGCCGACGATCTTCCGGGAAAACAGGTCGATAAACACGCACAAGTACAACCATCCGGAGGTGCTGCGCAAATACGTGATATCACTCACCCACACCGTATCAGGTGCATCGACCGAAAACTGGCGTTCGAGCATATTTGGCGAGACAGTATACGAATGCTTCGAATCTGTCGTGGTAATGAAACGGCGACGATGCTTGACCTTCAATCCCTGCCGACGCATGCTGGCCGCCACGCGGCTCCGCCCGCACGCGAAACCGCGCTTGCGTAATGCTTTGACGAGACGACGTACGCCGTAGCTGGATTTCCTGCGCAGGAATTCCTCCCGGACCGCCATATCGAAGGCTGCGGTGCGCTCGGCGCGTGCATGCTCGCCACGACGACGCCATGCATAATAGCCTGAGCACGATACGTTGAGCACGCTGGCCATCCTTTCGATGCTAAACTCGTTCCGATATGCGTTCATAAACCGGAACCGGGCTTCGTGGGTAGCGAGAAGATGGCCACTGCTTTTTTAATATTTCGCGCTCCTGACGGAGAATCTCGTTCTCTCGACGAAGACGATGCAGTTCAGAATCACTGGCGGGAAGATTTCCGTTGCCGGGAAAGGCCTCTGACTTCTGTGTCAGAAGCTGACGGCGCCAGGTGCGTATCGCACCATCATAGAGGTCGAACTCCTCCTCAAGCGCGGAGTCGGGTCGATCGGTGCTGTCAGCCAACTCGATCACGGATCGTTTGAATGCAGCATCATATTTCTTGTGGGTTCGTTTTACCATGACAGAGTCTCCGGTGATTTTTGAAAAGGTAACCGGGGGGAACTCTCTGTGCAATTTCTTCGGGACACTCCACGGTGGCGCCCTTCGGGCTGGCATAGTAAGTCGTCAACAGGCCCGCCTTCGCCCTCATCCAACAATATCCGTGCTGCAGAGTTACAATGCTTCGGCGGGCAGGCCCGCCTTCGCCCTCATCCAACAATATCCGTGCTGCAGAGTTAGAATGCTTCGGCGGGCAGGCAACTCGTAAATTAAAACTCTTCCATTCCGTTGTCGTCGCGTTGGCGGTTTTCGCGTTTGCGTTCTTTGCCGTTGGAGCCGATGACGTAGCGGAGTGTGAGCATAGCGACGGGCGCTTCTTCGAGTTCATAGGAGTAGGCGGTGAAATCGGGTCCCGACGCGCTGCTCTCGCGTTCGGCGGTGCGGAGCACGTCGCTCACGTCCAGAGTCGCGAACAGGCGCCCTCCTAAAAATTCCTGCCGCAGAGCGATGTTGGTCACGACATATCCCTCGGTGCGACCCTGCGCGGACACGGAAGGACTGTTGTAGCTGACGTTGGCCTGGAGGAGTGTACCCGGCGCGAGCGTGAAGGTGTTGTTGAGCCGCGTGTTCCAGGTGAAGCGTTCACGCGAGAAGTCTTCGCCGTTTAACGCACCCTCGATACGGTTGTTGTACAGGTTCCCGAGCAGATACACGTCCCAGAATGTGAATACATCCACGTTGAGCATGAGTTCGAGGCCGGTGGCAATCTCCTGTCCGATGTTTTGCACCGTGCGCAGGGTGATGTTGTCGCGGTACACGCTGCGCACAAATTCTATTTTGTCATGGGTGACACGGTGGTACAGCTCTGCGGAAAGGAGGCTCGTTCCGATATGCGTCTGCACACCCAACTCGTAGGAGTCGATGTATTCCGGGGTGATTTCCGGGTTGCCGCGCCGGACATTGAACGCATCCGTCCAACTTTCGAAGGGCTCGAGATACCAGCCGCGCGGACGCTCGATGCGCCTGGTGTAGCTGGCCATCAATTGCTGTAATGGTGTTATGCTATACGACGCGTGCAGGGTGGGGAAAAGGTCGAACAGTTGGTACTCGTATTGGGCACCACCGGTGAGCCCGACGCTCTGATCCGTGTGCTCTCCCCGCAAACCCGCCTGGAAGCCAAGCGGACCGAGAGAACCGGCATACATCGCGTACAGCGCGTGTACACCGCGCTTATACTCGGTTGTACGGCTGTATTCCGGAAGAAGGACGTATCGTCCGAGGGCGGTGTCGTAGTCCGACAACGACGTTTCGTCTTCCATGTCGAAGAGGTAATATTGATAGCCGCTTTCCAGCTTCGACAGGGAATTCAGAGGCAGCGTATAGTCCAGCTTTGCCTGCATGCGCTGCATAGGCCCGTCCTCGGTGGTGATGCGTCCGCTGGTGATGGCCCGCGCCTGATCGAACAACTCGTCACGCGAGCTTTCTTCGCCACGACGTTGCATGAAAGAAAGTTGGGCTGTCAGTTCATGCCCCTTGCCCTCGAAGCTGTGGCGATAGTCGAGATCGGAGGAAAAGAATCGTCCACTCCTGCCCGAGCTCGTCCTGATGAATTGCCGTAGCGGCTCAGGCGCATTGTCCGACCATTCCAGAAAATCGGCGTCGGAACCGGCGTCGCCACTGCGCCGCCCGAGGCGCAGGTTCAGGCCCAGATTATCTTTGTCGCTGAAGGCGAGCGAACCCCCTCCGCGAAGGCCCCAGGAATCACGCTGCCGGTAGGTATCCCCAATCGTACTGTTGAACAGCGTATTTCCCGCT
Proteins encoded in this region:
- a CDS encoding transposase, translating into MVKRTHKKYDAAFKRSVIELADSTDRPDSALEEEFDLYDGAIRTWRRQLLTQKSEAFPGNGNLPASDSELHRLRRENEILRQEREILKKQWPSSRYPRSPVPVYERISERV
- a CDS encoding IS3 family transposase, translated to MNAYRNEFSIERMASVLNVSCSGYYAWRRRGEHARAERTAAFDMAVREEFLRRKSSYGVRRLVKALRKRGFACGRSRVAASMRRQGLKVKHRRRFITTTDSKHSYTVSPNMLERQFSVDAPDTVWVSDITYLRSTSGWLYLCVFIDLFSRKIVGWEVSTSLRHTMVVTAFKRAAWTRSIRAGLIVHSDRGVQYCCEGFRSALRPYGSIQSMSRKGDCWDNAVAESFFATLKKEMPEGLLFASVTDARRYLFEYIELEYNNQRLHSTLGYHTPQEHENLYWSKKRLGNDMEQAA
- a CDS encoding TonB-dependent receptor family protein, with product MKYIPAVSLSFVTLLFFSSFSALAQGPAARSGGGLTARILDAETGVPVEYASVVLYRSLDSSMAQGTITNRDGRLQLGGLDAGRYYMKVHFMGYEELTVDDIRTWEFNERLDIGELRLRPVAIELDEVEVAAERAPVEYAIDKKVINVDRQLTAASGTAVDALQNVPSVTVELDGTVKLRGSGSFTVLIDGKPTPLDPSDALAQIPASSIENIEIITNPSARYDPEGMSGIINVIMKKEGRSGYSGIMNLNAGLGDKYGTDALFTVTEPGWSFYLGGDYGKRHSTGEERERRSFLEAGNTLFNSTIGDTYRQRDSWGLRGGGSLAFSDKDNLGLNLRLGRRSGDAGSDADFLEWSDNAPEPLRQFIRTSSGRSGRFFSSDLDYRHSFEGKGHELTAQLSFMQRRGEESSRDELFDQARAITSGRITTEDGPMQRMQAKLDYTLPLNSLSKLESGYQYYLFDMEDETSLSDYDTALGRYVLLPEYSRTTEYKRGVHALYAMYAGSLGPLGFQAGLRGEHTDQSVGLTGGAQYEYQLFDLFPTLHASYSITPLQQLMASYTRRIERPRGWYLEPFESWTDAFNVRRGNPEITPEYIDSYELGVQTHIGTSLLSAELYHRVTHDKIEFVRSVYRDNITLRTVQNIGQEIATGLELMLNVDVFTFWDVYLLGNLYNNRIEGALNGEDFSRERFTWNTRLNNTFTLAPGTLLQANVSYNSPSVSAQGRTEGYVVTNIALRQEFLGGRLFATLDVSDVLRTAERESSASGPDFTAYSYELEEAPVAMLTLRYVIGSNGKERKRENRQRDDNGMEEF